The DNA window TACAGCGACGGCGGATGCCTCGAGGGGAACACCGGCCAGCCGTCGGCCGGCGGGTCGACGATTTGGTACAGCCGCTCGAGAGGTGCGACCGCTTTCGAGGTGAGCGGCGTCTCCTCGCGTTGCTGGTTCTTCCCCAGGACCGTGATCGTCCCGGCCTCGAGGTCGACGCTCTGCCAGCGCAGACCGTTCCGACGGGCGTCGTTCGAATCGGCAAGGACCTCGGCGCCGCGTACGCCCGAGTACGCGAGAACCGTGATGAGCGCCCGGTCACGAACTTCTTCGATAGCGTCCGATCCTTTCTCGTCGATCGCGTCCCGAGCTCGTTCGTCGACGTAGTCCACGATCGCCCGGCGCTGCTCGACGCTCCAGAACTGTTGGTCGCCGCTGTTCGAGGATGGGCGGGGCGGCATGTCGTCTTTCGCGACCTGTTTCTCAGCCGGGTTCTCCGCGAGGTAGTCGTATTTGACCGCCCAGGAGAGGAACGCCGACACTTGGTTGTAGTAGGTCCACGCCGTCGACGCCGCGATGCCGCCGTCGACGTGGTCGGACTGGCCCGCTTCGACGCGCCGATCGAGGTGGGCGGCGTAGTTCCCCATCGTGCGTTTACTCACGCCCTCGAGTGTGGTGACGCCACGATCGTCACACCAGTCGATCCACTTCTCGAGCACGCGGTCGAGATTCTTCGCGTAGTTCCCCGACTGGCGCTCAAGGAACTCTGCCTTTGCGTCCTCGAGCCGTTTTCCCTGGGGTGTAGGCCCTGAATTGCTGGTTTCCATCGACTTAGCTTACCAGACAGCGGCAACCCTAGTAAATCCACCGCAGACTATTGGTCTAATGTGCTGTGTACTGTTGGGGTTAATCGAAATATGGTTTCAGGCTGTGAGAGTCCAGAAATCGTTGGAATTGGGGTGTTTGTAGGCCG is part of the Natronosalvus caseinilyticus genome and encodes:
- a CDS encoding tyrosine-type recombinase/integrase, producing METSNSGPTPQGKRLEDAKAEFLERQSGNYAKNLDRVLEKWIDWCDDRGVTTLEGVSKRTMGNYAAHLDRRVEAGQSDHVDGGIAASTAWTYYNQVSAFLSWAVKYDYLAENPAEKQVAKDDMPPRPSSNSGDQQFWSVEQRRAIVDYVDERARDAIDEKGSDAIEEVRDRALITVLAYSGVRGAEVLADSNDARRNGLRWQSVDLEAGTITVLGKNQQREETPLTSKAVAPLERLYQIVDPPADGWPVFPSRHPPSLYGAIEDADHDRPDGNPWAYVLEHGIEPPSLSTSGVRTLLKRFSEEANIPDLEDGEYLTLHGARRGVGETLFRERGAATAQRMLRHADPKTTSQMYSHIEASELGEDVSEVFNGE